GGACGCTAGCGCAATTCGCACGCGTGCCGTGCGCGACGGCGACGACTGGATAATCAATGGCGAGAAGACCCTCATCACCGGCGGACACGAGGCCGACTTCGTGATAGTCTTCGCCGTCACCGATCCGAACAAAGGCGCCTCGGGCGGCATCACCTGCTTCCTCGTCGACCGCAAGATGGGCTGGCGGTCGGAACCAATCCCAACAATGAGCGAATGGAGCCCGGCATCACTCGTTTTCGAGGACGTTCGTGTCCCGAGCCGCAACATCCTCGGCGAACTGGGATGGGGCTTCAGGTTAGCGATGGAATGGATTGGCGCCGCTCGCTACGAGACAGCCTCGGTGGCCGTTGGCGCATCGGAGCGCCTGCTCGAGATGGCGATCGAGTACTCGAAGAACCGAGTGTCCATGGGACACCCGATCGCAGAATACCAGGCCATCCAGTGGCAGATTGCCGATTCACATGTCGAGATCGAGGCGGCGAAGTACCTGGTCCTCCTCGCCGCATGGCAGGCGGAGAATGGACACGACGCTCGGCACACATCATCGATCGCGAAATTGATCGGTTCGATCACCGCTAACAAAGTGGTTGATCGGGTCATGCAGATCCACGGCGGGATAGGCTATACTAAGGAGCTGCCAATCGAGAGGTGGTACCGAAAACTACGAGTATACCGTATTGTTGACGGCAGTGACGAGATCCAGCGACGCATGATCGCGCGAAATCTTCTTAAGGGGCACGTCAAGCTCGGTGTGATTGGCGCCTAGCCGGTCTTTAAAAAGGTCTTTGTGACGGCGATTCAGGCCGCAGGCCCGTAATCGGGCGGCCGCGAGGCGCCTCCTCAAAGGTGTCCGGCGCAGCAACCACGCGAGCGCACCTGCGCCGGCTCGCCCAAAGGCGTGGAACAATCGCGCCGAGTTGGCTCGAGGGATCCGCGCAAGGGGCAACAGGACAGCAAGCCCAGACCGGCGCGCGTACAGGTCTCGATCGCCGCTCATACTCGCAGTCGACATTGTTGTAGCGGTTTTGCACTGAAACGATGTAGGCTTGGCGCTGCGCCGCCGGGAGCTGCGCCGGGTTGAAGTTGGACATGCCGATGTGCCGGATCTTGCCGCCTCGCGTTGTAGTTTGACGAATGCTCCAAGCGGCTCGGCAAATGGCACTTTCGGATCAATGTGCTTGGGTCCTAGCCGCTTGAGGCCAGCCTCGCATGCCGCCGCGAGCCGATCAGGGCGGCAATCGACGCCCAAGATATCGGGGCCGGGCATGGCGCGTTCTCTTTGCACGCGCCCCTGACGTGGTACAGCGACTGCAGGTGGCCGGGCCCGAGCTGGCGCTGGATCCCCCGAGGGCGCGAGGTCCAGGCGGACGCCGGCCAAGCTCATGACGCTGATCCAGGGCATCGTCGGCATCTGTGTGAGCGACGCGCGCCGGAACGGATCAGGGGCCCGCCGCCACAGCCTCAACTACTGTGAACAAGCACCGGCTGCAGGTCGAGGCAACCGACCAGGCAAAGGCCGGTCCGTCTTGCCCGAGTGAGGCGCGGGCCGTCCATCACACTGCGCGACGCCCCAGATGGTCCCGGTCAAATGGCAAGGAGCTGGACATGTGCGTTATGAGGGGCGGCCATCCGCCGCTCAGCACGATCTTGCCGTTTCGGACGCGCAGGGTAGGCGCTACCTCATCGGCAGAAACGGACATATGGTTTGACTGTCCGCTTGCTAGCTGAGGCACTTTTCGGGCGCGCCGCGACTGCCCACCCACTTAGCGGCATTATGCCGAAAAAGGCGAGGTCCTTGGAAGAATCACAGCTTAAGCGGTGCATCACCGTACAAGCATGATACCGCACCTGGGGTTAATATCGAGCGCGTCAGCGATGACAAGCTCGGGCCAGAGGCGACCGCTATCACAGGAGGCTCCGCCTTCCAATGCGAGCGTATCCGATCCGCGATCAGAATGTCGGAAGTCCGACGATCTGTAGCGTCACATCCCATCGCAAGCTACCTTCATGTGCTTTCTCTCATTATGCCGCCGGCGGCAGAGCTTATACGGGTGGCACGCCGATTGCTCGTTCCTAGGAGCTCAGATGAGACCCGATCGATGATTCCAGTTGAATGCGCTGCTGTTCACGGTACGGAATCGAGAAGCGGTGAGATCAATAGGTGAAACTTACGGCGCGTCTGGCTTGGCCTTGTGTCAAGCTTTGAGGGAGAGGAGAAGGTCAAGATGATCTCCGAAGTGTTCATCACTTGTGCGGTCACGGGGGCTGGGAAGGCGCCGAGTAGCCCGTATGTGCCGGTCACCCCGGAGCAGATAGCCGTCTCCGCTATCGAGGCCGCGCGAGCGGGAGCAGCAGTGGTGCACATCCATGTGCGTGACCCCAAAACCGGGCGAGGGTCGCGGGATCCTGCGCTGTTTCGGGAAGTGGTGGGGCGCATTCGAGAGTCGGATGTGAAGCCGGTGATCAACCTGACCGCTGGAGTCGGCGGCGATCTCACGCTAGGTGAGCCGGATTGTCCTCTGCCGCCGAATCCGGCGGCGACAGACATGGCGGCCGCGCTTGAGCGTCTAGCGCATGTGGAAGAGCTGCGCCCTGAGATTTGCACACTGGATTGCGGCACGATGAACTGGGGTGCCCGCAGCCAATACATTATGGTGAACACCGCCGGGACTCTGCGCGCGATGGCCGCACGTCTAAAGGAGATCGGTGTGCGTCCAGAGCTCGAGGTGTTCGATACCGGTCAGTTGGTGCTGGTACACGACCTCATCGAGGAGGGGCTGATCGACGAGCAGGCGTTGATTCAGCTATGCATGGGAATTCGCTACGGTGCGCCGGACGATCCGACCACGCTGATGGCGCTGGTGCACAAGCTTCCGGCGCGGGCCGTCTACTCGGCCTTCTCGATCGGGCGGATGCAGCTTCCGTATGCGGCATTGGCCCCGTTGGTCGGCGCCAACGTGCGCGTAGGGTTGGAGGACAATCTGTACCTCTCCCGCGGGCGGCTTGCGACAAACTCCGAACTCGTGCAGCGGGCAGTGGAGATTGTCGAGTGGATGGGTGTGCGGGTAATGCGCCCCGATGATGTGCGCCAGAAGCTCGCGTTAAAAGTTCAGGGTTCAGAGCTCAAAGTCCACGTCTGAGAAAGAGGATAAAGTCCATGTCTGAGAAACGGCTGCGAACGGTTGGGTTGCTTGGCGGAGGGATCATTGGCGGCGGGTGGGCGGCGCGGTTTGCCCTCAACGGGGTGGATGTACGGCTTTATGGTCCGTCGGCTAGTGCGGTAGAGCGCGTGAAGAAGATGCTTGCCAATGCACGGCGAGCATATCGGCGCCTGACGCAGGTCCCACTCCCGCCGGAAGGCTCACTGACCGTTGTCGAATCTATTGCGGACGCGGTGCAGGGCGTG
This is a stretch of genomic DNA from Bradyrhizobium sp. CB2312. It encodes these proteins:
- a CDS encoding acyl-CoA dehydrogenase family protein; its protein translation is MLDFSLSDEQQMIRNSVRAFIDKEIIPLETQVLRNEREGRPGLEPGQLQQLQLKAKRAGFWGFATPKEYGGAGLSAIMDSLICIESGRTFVPFNFGGYADNILFSGTESQKKEYLIPAIEGERVSCFAITEPGAGSDASAIRTRAVRDGDDWIINGEKTLITGGHEADFVIVFAVTDPNKGASGGITCFLVDRKMGWRSEPIPTMSEWSPASLVFEDVRVPSRNILGELGWGFRLAMEWIGAARYETASVAVGASERLLEMAIEYSKNRVSMGHPIAEYQAIQWQIADSHVEIEAAKYLVLLAAWQAENGHDARHTSSIAKLIGSITANKVVDRVMQIHGGIGYTKELPIERWYRKLRVYRIVDGSDEIQRRMIARNLLKGHVKLGVIGA
- a CDS encoding 3-keto-5-aminohexanoate cleavage protein; translation: MISEVFITCAVTGAGKAPSSPYVPVTPEQIAVSAIEAARAGAAVVHIHVRDPKTGRGSRDPALFREVVGRIRESDVKPVINLTAGVGGDLTLGEPDCPLPPNPAATDMAAALERLAHVEELRPEICTLDCGTMNWGARSQYIMVNTAGTLRAMAARLKEIGVRPELEVFDTGQLVLVHDLIEEGLIDEQALIQLCMGIRYGAPDDPTTLMALVHKLPARAVYSAFSIGRMQLPYAALAPLVGANVRVGLEDNLYLSRGRLATNSELVQRAVEIVEWMGVRVMRPDDVRQKLALKVQGSELKVHV